A single window of Methylobacterium nodulans ORS 2060 DNA harbors:
- a CDS encoding ABC transporter substrate-binding protein, with protein MRSGLTRRMAVAFGAALVLAAGQAAAQDKRVLKAVMHSGLRITDPIITTAYIARNHGYMIYDTLFATDERFEIRPQMVKDYSVSDDKLTYTFTLRDGLKFHDGTPVTAEDCIASIERWGKRDGMGQKLMEYTTAMKAVGDKTFTLTLKQPYGLVLASLGKPSSNVPFIMPKRIAETPADKNVPEEIGSGPFRFVKAEFQPGLKVVYEKNPDYVPRAEPPSWLAGGKVVKLDRVEWINIPDYQTAVNALINGEIDYIEQPPHDFLPILKDAKGIVINNYNPLGFSGMLRMNWLNPPFDNPKIRQAVLAAVNQQDYLDAQIGNPDYMQPCLAMFVCGTPNATDAGAPKLDPARAKQLLKEGGYDGRPIVIMQPTDLAIVAPLGPVTAQALRNIGMKVDLQSMDWQTLVGRRAKQDPVDQGGWNIFHTTWVNADMLNPIANVGVNGKGKQGGWFGWAEDKEIEAMRDAYARETDPAKQKLIAADVQKRAYEIGMYFPTGQYTSPLAVRSSLKGILQGPAPVFWNIEKQ; from the coding sequence ATGCGGTCGGGTCTGACGAGACGGATGGCGGTTGCCTTCGGGGCGGCCCTGGTGCTGGCGGCCGGTCAGGCCGCCGCGCAGGACAAACGCGTGCTCAAGGCCGTGATGCATTCGGGCCTGCGCATCACCGACCCGATCATCACCACCGCCTACATCGCCCGCAACCACGGCTACATGATCTACGACACGCTCTTCGCCACGGACGAGCGTTTCGAGATCAGGCCGCAGATGGTGAAGGACTATTCCGTCAGTGACGACAAGCTGACCTATACCTTCACGCTGCGCGATGGGCTGAAATTCCATGACGGCACGCCGGTCACGGCGGAGGACTGCATCGCCTCGATCGAGCGCTGGGGCAAGCGCGACGGCATGGGCCAGAAACTCATGGAATACACCACGGCCATGAAGGCCGTGGGCGACAAGACCTTCACGCTGACCCTGAAGCAGCCCTACGGCCTCGTGCTCGCCTCGCTCGGCAAGCCGTCGTCGAACGTGCCCTTCATCATGCCCAAGCGCATCGCCGAGACGCCGGCCGACAAAAACGTGCCGGAGGAGATCGGCTCGGGGCCATTCCGCTTCGTCAAGGCCGAGTTCCAGCCCGGCCTCAAGGTCGTCTACGAGAAGAATCCCGACTACGTGCCCCGCGCCGAGCCGCCGAGCTGGCTCGCCGGCGGCAAGGTCGTCAAGCTCGACCGGGTCGAGTGGATTAACATCCCCGACTACCAGACCGCCGTGAATGCCCTCATCAATGGCGAGATCGACTACATCGAGCAGCCGCCGCACGACTTCCTGCCGATCCTGAAGGATGCCAAGGGCATCGTCATCAACAACTACAACCCGCTCGGCTTCTCCGGCATGCTCCGGATGAACTGGCTCAACCCGCCCTTCGACAACCCGAAGATCCGGCAGGCGGTGCTCGCCGCGGTCAACCAGCAGGACTATCTCGACGCGCAGATCGGCAACCCGGACTACATGCAGCCCTGCCTGGCGATGTTCGTCTGCGGCACGCCGAACGCGACCGATGCGGGGGCGCCGAAGCTCGACCCGGCACGGGCCAAGCAGCTCCTCAAGGAGGGCGGCTATGACGGGCGGCCCATCGTGATCATGCAGCCGACGGACCTCGCCATCGTGGCGCCGCTCGGCCCGGTGACCGCGCAGGCTTTGCGCAATATCGGCATGAAGGTCGACCTGCAGTCGATGGACTGGCAGACGCTGGTCGGGCGCCGCGCCAAGCAGGATCCGGTGGACCAGGGCGGCTGGAACATCTTCCACACCACCTGGGTCAATGCCGACATGCTCAACCCCATCGCCAATGTCGGGGTGAACGGCAAGGGCAAGCAGGGCGGCTGGTTCGGCTGGGCCGAGGACAAGGAGATCGAGGCGATGCGGGACGCCTATGCCCGCGAGACCGATCCCGCCAAGCAGAAGCTCATCGCCGCCGACGTGCAGAAGCGGGCCTACGAGATCGGCATGTACTTCCCGACCGGGCAGTACACCTCGCCGCTCGCGGTGCGCAGCTCCCTGAAGGGCATCCTGCAGGGGCCGGCTCCGGTGTTCTGGAACATCGAGAAGCAGTGA
- a CDS encoding ABC transporter permease: MSASIAAAPRPRRLPPALRHPGVLFGLAVLLLVLVAALAAPWLGTVDPIQLRPRLRLRPPSAAAWLGTDAFGRDVYSRVVYGARVSLAIGGAVAAIAVAAGLAIGLVAGYIRWLDAVVMRVMDGVMAIPSILLAIALVTLSGAGIGTVIVAITIPEIPRVARLVRGVVLTVREEPYVEAAIGAGTRLPLLLLRHVLPNTVAPLIVQGTYVCASAILTEAILSFLGAGIPTEVPSWGNIMAEGRQAFQLAPWVILFPGLCVAATVLAVNILGDGLRDALDPRLARRLGGVR; the protein is encoded by the coding sequence TTGAGCGCGTCGATCGCGGCAGCCCCCCGCCCCCGCCGCCTCCCGCCGGCCCTGCGCCATCCGGGCGTGCTGTTCGGCCTCGCGGTGCTCCTCCTGGTGCTGGTGGCGGCCCTCGCCGCCCCCTGGCTCGGCACGGTCGACCCGATCCAGCTCCGCCCCCGCCTGCGCCTGCGCCCGCCCTCCGCCGCCGCCTGGCTCGGCACCGACGCCTTCGGGCGCGACGTCTACAGCCGGGTCGTCTACGGAGCGCGGGTCTCCCTCGCCATCGGGGGCGCGGTGGCGGCGATCGCGGTGGCGGCGGGCCTCGCGATCGGGCTCGTCGCCGGCTACATCCGCTGGCTCGACGCCGTGGTGATGCGGGTGATGGACGGCGTCATGGCGATCCCGTCGATCCTGCTCGCCATCGCGCTCGTCACCCTGTCGGGCGCAGGGATCGGCACGGTGATCGTCGCCATCACCATCCCGGAGATCCCCCGCGTCGCGCGGCTGGTGCGCGGCGTGGTGCTCACCGTGCGGGAGGAGCCCTATGTCGAGGCGGCGATCGGGGCCGGCACCCGGCTGCCGCTCCTGCTCCTGCGCCACGTCCTCCCGAACACCGTCGCGCCGCTGATCGTCCAGGGCACCTATGTCTGCGCCTCGGCGATCCTCACGGAGGCGATCCTGAGCTTCCTCGGGGCCGGCATCCCCACCGAGGTGCCGAGCTGGGGCAACATCATGGCGGAGGGGCGCCAGGCCTTCCAGCTCGCCCCCTGGGTGATCCTGTTCCCGGGCCTCTGCGTCGCCGCGACGGTGCTCGCGGTCAACATCCTGGGCGACGGCCTGCGCGACGCCCTCGACCCGCGCCTCGCCCGCCGTCTCGGAGGCGTCCGATGA
- a CDS encoding ABC transporter permease has protein sequence MLRFVAGRLVATLPVMGVVAVVVFGLLRLAPGDPAAILAGDAATPEQIAAIRARLGLDEPMLQQFVSWLWRLLHGDLGTSIISNQPVTRLIGERIEPTLALATTTILFAVLVAVPLGVVAAWRHGTWIDRAVMAFSVLGFSVPVFVLGYLWIFGAALKLGLLPVQGYVSIREGFGPFIERLILPTLTLSVIYIALIARTTRASVLEVLGEDYIRTARAKGLRERRVLTRHALRNAAVPVISVIGLGIALLISGVVVTESVFNLPGLGRLTVDAVLARDYPVIQGVILLFSGFYVLINLAIDLTYLFFDPRIRY, from the coding sequence ATGCTCCGCTTCGTCGCCGGACGGCTCGTCGCCACCCTCCCGGTGATGGGCGTGGTGGCGGTGGTGGTGTTCGGGTTGCTGCGGCTCGCCCCCGGGGATCCCGCGGCGATCCTCGCGGGCGACGCGGCGACCCCGGAGCAGATCGCCGCGATCCGGGCCCGGCTCGGCCTCGACGAGCCGATGCTGCAGCAATTCGTCTCCTGGCTCTGGCGCCTCCTGCATGGGGATCTTGGCACCTCGATCATCTCGAACCAGCCGGTGACGCGGCTGATCGGCGAGCGCATCGAGCCCACGCTCGCGCTCGCCACGACCACGATCCTGTTCGCGGTTCTGGTGGCGGTGCCGCTCGGGGTGGTGGCCGCATGGCGCCACGGCACGTGGATCGACCGGGCGGTGATGGCCTTCTCGGTGCTCGGCTTCTCGGTGCCGGTCTTCGTTCTGGGCTATCTCTGGATCTTCGGCGCCGCCCTCAAGCTCGGGCTTCTGCCGGTGCAAGGCTATGTCAGCATCCGCGAGGGGTTCGGCCCCTTCATCGAGCGGCTCATCCTGCCGACGCTGACCCTCTCGGTGATCTACATCGCCCTCATCGCGCGCACGACGCGGGCGAGCGTGCTGGAGGTGCTGGGGGAGGACTATATCCGCACCGCGCGGGCCAAGGGGCTGCGCGAGCGCCGGGTGCTCACCCGCCATGCGCTGCGCAACGCCGCCGTCCCGGTGATCTCGGTGATCGGCCTTGGCATCGCGCTCCTGATCAGCGGGGTCGTCGTCACCGAGAGCGTGTTCAACCTGCCGGGGCTCGGACGCCTCACCGTCGATGCGGTGCTCGCCCGCGACTACCCGGTGATCCAGGGCGTGATCCTGCTCTTCTCGGGGTTCTACGTGCTGATCAACCTCGCAATCGACCTCACCTACCTCTTCTTCGACCCGAGGATCCGCTATTGA
- a CDS encoding ABC transporter ATP-binding protein, protein MTAPVLEIRDLAIPLPLRADRAYAVEGVSLAVAPGEILCVVGESGSGKSVTAHAVMGLLPPVLKPSRGEILLQGEDVLKATPARLRGLRGGRMAMVFQEPMTALNPVLTVGAQIDEILEAHADRLGAAERRARVIALMRDVHLPDPERMAGAYPHQLSGGQRQRVMIAMALANDPALIIADEPTTALDVTTQAQILRLLRELQARREAGILFITHDFGVVAEIADRVAVMQGGRLVEAGPAREVLHHPQDPYTRMLIAAVPSATPPPPRQRPAAQAPVLTVRDLEKTYGGSLFSRAGRHVRALDGVSLALKPGETLGIVGESGSGKSTLARCIARFVDPSSGEIRLDGTDIARLSDRALHPYRRRVQVIFQDPYRSLNPRRTVGQSITEGPRNYGMARDEALARARRLIGLVGLDADALDRFPHEFSGGQRQRIAIARALAMEPDLLIADEAVSALDVSVQAQVLDLLEEVRERLNLAILFITHDLRVAARLCDHLIVMLNGRVVEEGETAALFSDPRHDYTKALFAAAPGASALRPEAGPRAANAAPPQ, encoded by the coding sequence ATGACCGCGCCCGTGCTGGAGATCCGGGATCTGGCCATCCCGCTGCCGCTGCGCGCCGACCGGGCCTACGCGGTCGAGGGCGTCTCGCTCGCGGTCGCCCCGGGCGAGATCCTCTGCGTCGTCGGCGAGTCGGGCTCAGGCAAGTCGGTCACGGCCCATGCGGTGATGGGCCTGCTGCCGCCCGTCCTGAAACCATCGCGGGGGGAGATCCTGCTGCAGGGCGAGGACGTGCTGAAGGCCACGCCCGCCCGCCTGCGGGGCCTGCGCGGCGGCCGGATGGCGATGGTGTTCCAGGAGCCGATGACGGCGCTGAACCCGGTGCTGACCGTGGGGGCGCAGATCGACGAGATCCTGGAGGCCCATGCCGACCGGCTCGGGGCGGCCGAGCGCCGGGCGCGGGTGATCGCGCTCATGCGCGACGTGCACCTGCCCGATCCCGAGCGGATGGCCGGCGCCTATCCGCACCAGCTCTCGGGCGGGCAGCGCCAGCGGGTGATGATCGCCATGGCGCTCGCCAACGATCCGGCGCTGATCATCGCGGACGAGCCGACGACCGCCCTCGACGTGACGACCCAGGCCCAGATCCTGCGCCTCCTGCGCGAGCTGCAGGCGCGGCGCGAGGCCGGGATCCTGTTCATCACCCACGATTTCGGGGTGGTGGCGGAGATCGCCGACCGGGTCGCCGTGATGCAGGGCGGGCGCCTCGTCGAGGCGGGGCCGGCCCGCGAGGTGCTGCATCACCCGCAGGATCCCTATACCCGCATGCTGATCGCCGCGGTGCCCTCCGCGACGCCGCCCCCGCCGCGCCAGCGCCCCGCCGCCCAGGCGCCCGTTCTCACCGTCCGCGACCTGGAGAAGACCTATGGCGGCAGCCTGTTCTCGCGGGCGGGGCGCCATGTGCGCGCCCTCGACGGGGTCAGCCTCGCGCTGAAGCCCGGGGAGACGCTCGGGATCGTGGGCGAATCCGGCTCCGGCAAGTCGACGCTCGCCCGCTGCATCGCCCGCTTCGTCGATCCCAGCTCCGGGGAGATCCGCCTCGACGGCACCGATATCGCCCGGCTGTCGGACCGGGCCCTGCATCCCTACCGGCGGCGCGTGCAGGTGATCTTCCAGGATCCCTACCGCTCGCTGAACCCGCGGCGCACGGTCGGCCAATCGATCACCGAGGGGCCGCGCAACTACGGCATGGCGCGCGACGAGGCCCTGGCCCGCGCCCGCCGGCTGATCGGCCTCGTCGGGCTCGATGCCGACGCACTCGACCGCTTCCCGCACGAATTCTCGGGCGGACAGCGCCAGCGCATCGCCATCGCGCGGGCGCTCGCCATGGAGCCGGACCTGCTCATTGCCGACGAGGCGGTCTCGGCACTGGACGTCTCGGTGCAGGCCCAGGTGCTCGACCTCTTGGAGGAGGTGCGCGAGCGGCTGAACCTCGCGATCCTGTTCATCACCCACGACCTGCGCGTGGCTGCGCGCCTCTGCGACCACCTGATCGTCATGCTGAACGGCCGCGTGGTCGAGGAGGGCGAGACCGCCGCGCTCTTTTCCGATCCGCGCCACGACTACACGAAGGCGCTCTTCGCCGCCGCGCCGGGCGCGAGCGCCCTTCGGCCAGAGGCGGGCCCGCGCGCCGCGAACGCGGCGCCGCCGCAATAG